The Camelus dromedarius isolate mCamDro1 chromosome 8, mCamDro1.pat, whole genome shotgun sequence genome includes a window with the following:
- the URB2 gene encoding unhealthy ribosome biogenesis protein 2 homolog: MAAVYSGISLKLKSKTTSWEDKLKLAHFAWISHQCVLPNKEQVLLDWARQSLVAFYKKKLELKEDVVERLWLYIDNILHSRKLQSLLKNGKTINLQISLIKIINEIIAEFSLSGSQRNISAVLSCCQGVLSTPALAAIYTARQELTVDLLGQLCWSACRQPEGAAIPQLFDVIHLALGHYLSIQQQQVNPKRAFGEVTGHLLQPCLVLRHLLSGGTWTQGQLRPALGRDIRSQIEAMLRGGAFPPDLLSSYKEELLDQQQGDTKMGAMKNLLAPLGTVVAKLVDAGYCEASLHAAVVANSVALLYKLFIDSYFKEGNQLLCFKVLPRLFGCLRISRLPEEQIKALSTSDWTTELLALEQLLNSVASNNIYNIATDRIRHGEAQFHFYRRLAELLINHAQAPVPAWFRCLKVLMSLNHLILEPDLDDLLASAWIDAEVTESRTKKAQEALIHTLFQTYAKLRQVPRLFEEVLGVICRPAAEALRQPVLAAGPAAVLRQCLLELPPTQILDAWALMLEKFQSLVLPHLRGDGDMALKSLSLSSLLHCVMFHMRSLDSGTPLPVVRRMQRTMDEMLRDLVKPLLDLLRDPQCPAPEPWQQKVSDAALLLSHTWAQVDTMLALTCSQYRSRAGAAPEPPRLPPLLPGVEAQHWKQIQEFTAQFDSLGRFCLEQLYLQKMKRTLMQTNFQSEEALDALRHDAAYILGSGRASLAQRMTASWDGQVGTVSALTYPVAHWHLIVSNLTILMSYLSPDDMRYLASVLLRTLPVSRAQEGSAEEEPDLTLEKISQAVLHSPLFPEMPPLYRAFLLSLTASCSSILRSGVQGDPALLSQQLPWLFEKDHVVVAHWENRFSKVGSEGVEPKGEIAQNILSLVKGGFPIQLKGEQLERLLGLLEVISSLQLDSLLAPCHIHYFLLLLSVAVTKLGSSCPSALTLKFWMTCYQLLGYLQRGKSAHSVLRVMYVSDIFEITLTSLFKASSRLLTAMDDPSWLEFLHVVGTFLEQLLLMLIQRKLSPVLNLGKIVTFLSRCKVYTAVTSGKQLGNRNPLGQQLLLVSITKLCQVLGPLVKEQKQQQEAPEALPELLEQAVLHAGAVLRLCVARGAQGQRLPSAIISSVSTLLEADVGRQSRPGRTEVSQMMDKMLHSQTALYQTIYSQILAELPVLARDTPSFQAAVRFLTLFFLAPDLHPEEESVFTSVFHSVRKVLADPAVPVQVVQDMEPHLGALFTQMLEVGATEDFRMAMQCILQGLDVSNVWKADLQAVLAAVTLIKLLLQCPFGGEKARLFWRACPQIVTALTLQNREACQEQPVPLALVGPILDVLAALLRQGEEAISNPHHVSLAFGVLLTVPLDHLKPPEYRSIFPRVHNVLFSVLQCHPKVMLKAIPSFLNCFNRLVFSVIQEGRQKDKGSPDDLPVVLECARLVERMYSHLAARAEEFRVFSPFMVAQYVTEVQKVTLYPAVKGLLQEGIYLILDLCIEPDIQFLRVSLQPGVKDVFKELYGDYVKYHKAKHEGEKRYTV, translated from the exons ATGGCTGCTGTTTATTCTGGCATTTCCCTGAAGCTTAAAAGCAAGACAACTTCTTGGGAAGATAAACTAAAACTAGCTCACTTTGCTTGGATTTCCCACCAGTGTGTTCTTCCAAATAAAGAACAA GTATTACTTGATTGGGCCAGACAGTCACTGGTTGCGTTTTATAAGAAAAAACTTGAACTGAAGGAAGATGTTGTTGAAAGGCTTTGGCTCTATATAGATAACATTCTACATAGCAGAAAATTGCAGAGTCTTCTCAAGAATGGAAAGACAATTAACCTTCAGATTTCCCTCATCAAG ATCATAAATGAGATAATAGCCGAGTTCTCTCTTTCGGGATCCCAGAGGAACATCAGTGCTGTGCTGAGCTGCTGCCAGGGTGTGCTCTCGACGCCCGCCCTTGCTGCCATCTACACAGCCAGACAGGAGCTGACAGTTGACCTGCTGGGCCAGCTGTGCTGGTCGGCCTGTCGGCAGCCAGAAGGAGCTGCGATACCCCAGTTATTTGATGTCATTCACCTGGCCCTCGGCCATTACCTCTCGATTCAGCAGCAGCAGGTCAACCCAAAACGTGCCTTTGGGGAGGTGACCGGGCAcctgctccagccctgcctggTCCTGAGACACCTGCTCTCAGGGGGCACGTGGACGCAGGGCCAGCTGCGGCCAGCGCTAGGCCGGGACATCAGGAGTCAGATTGAGGCCATGCTCCGAGGCGGTGCTTTTCCGCCCGACCTGCTCTCTTCCTACAAAGAGGAGCTCTTGGACCAGCAGCAGGGTGACACGAAGATGGGGGCCATGAAGAATCTTCTAGCTCCCTTGGGCACTGTGGTTGCCAAGCTGGTCGATGCTGGCTACTGTGAGGCCTCCCTTCATGCGGCTGTTGTAGCCAACTCCGTGGCCTTGCTGTATAAGCTCTTCATAGACTCTTACTTCAAGGAGGGGAACCAGCTTCTCTGCTTCAAGGTGCTCCCCCGGCTGTTTGGTTGTTTAAGGATTTCACGCCTGCCGGAGGAGCAGATAAAAGCCCTGTCCACATCCGACTGGACCACAGAACTCCTGGCCCTGGAACAGCTGCTCAACTCCGTGGCCAGTAATAACATCTACAACATTGCCACCGACAGGATCCGGCACGGAGAGGCTCAGTTCCACTTTTACCGCCGTTTGGCCGAGCTGCTGATAAACCACGCGCAAGCCCCTGTGCCAGCCTGGTTCCGCTGCCTCAAAGTCTTGATGTCTCTGAATCATTTGATTTTGGAACCGGACCTGGACGACCTGTTGGCTTCAGCCTGGATTGATGCAGAAGTAACAGAGTCTCGGACCAAAAAAGCCCAGGAGGCTCTTATTCACACGCTCTTCCAGACGTACGCCAAACTCCGACAGGTGCCTCGGCTGtttgaggaggtgctgggggtgaTCTGTCGTCCGGCCGCGGAGGCGCTGAGACAGCCCGTGCTGGCCGCGGGCCCTGCGGCTGTGCTCCGCCAGTGCCTCCTGGAGCTGCCCCCGACCCAGATCTTGGACGCCTGGGCCCTCATGCTGGAGAAGTTCCAGTCTCTGGTCTTGCCTCATCTGCGGGGCGACGGGGACATGGCGCTCAAGTCGCTGTCCCTGAGCTCACTGCTGCACTGCGTCATGTTCCACATGCGGAGCCTGGACAGCGGCACGCCTCTGCCCGTGGTTAGGCGGATGCAGCGCACCATGGACGAGATGCTGCGGGACCTTGTGAAGCCCCTGCTGGACCTCCTCCGGgacccccagtgcccagcacctgAGCCGTGGCAACAGAAGGTCAGCGACGCGGCGCTCCTGCTTTCCCACACCTGGGCGCAGGTGGACACCATGCTGGCTCTGACCTGCAGCCAGTATCgctccagggctggggctgccccGGAGCCCCCGCGCCTCCCCCCGCTGCTCCCGGGTGTGGAAGCCCAGCACTGGAAGCAGATACAAGAGTTTACGGCTCAGTTCGACTCCCTTGGCAGGTTTTGCTTAGAACAGCTCTACctgcagaaaatgaaaaggacTTTAATGCAAACGAATTTCCAATCTGAAGAAGCCCTTGATGCTCTGAGGCACGATGCTGCCTACATCCTGGGCTCGGGGAGAGCCAGCCTGGCTCAGAGGATGACCGCTTCCTGGGACGGCCAGGTCGGGACAGTGAGTGCCCTCACGTACCCCGTTGCCCACTGGCACTTGATTGTGTCCAACCTGACAATTCTAATGTCCTATCTTAGTCCCGATGACATGAGGTACCTGGCCAGCGTCCTGCTGAGAACTTTACCAGTGAGCAGAGCCCAGGAAGGCTCGGCAGAGGAAGAGCCAGACTTGACACTTGAAAAGATATCTCAGGCCGTCCTTCACAGCCCCCTCTTCCCAGAAATGCCACCCCTTTATCGTGCGTTCTTACTGAGCCTGACTGCTTCTTGTAGCAGCATTCTGCGTTCCGGTGTCCAGGGGGACCCGGCCCTTCTTAGTCAGCAGCTGCCCTGGCTTTTTGAAAAGGACCACGTGGTTGTGGCTCATTGGGAAAACAGATTTTCCAAAGTCGGGTCTGAAGGTGTAGAACCAAAAGGAGAAATTGCCCAAAACATACTATCCTTGGTCAAGGGTGGCTTCCCCATCCAGCTGAAGGGGGAGCAGTTGGAGCGCCTCCTGGGGCTCTTGGAAGttatttcttctctgcagctggacagcctcctggctccctgtcacattcattattttcttctgttactgTCCGTGGCCGTCACCAAGCTGGGGAGCTCTTGCCCTTCTGCACTGACCCTCAAGTTTTGGATGACTTGCTACCAGCTTCTCGGTTACCTACAAAGAGGGAAGAGTGCCCACTCCGTGCTCAGGGTCATGTACGTTAGCGATATTTTTGAGATCACACTGACCTCCTTGTTCAAAGCCAGCAGTAGGCTTCTTACGGCTATGGATGACCCCTCGTGGTTGGAATTCCTCCACGTGGTGGGGACATTCTTAGAACAGCTGCTGCTGATGCTGATCCAGAGAAAGCTCAGCCCGGTGCTCAATTTGGGGAAAATCGTCACGTTCCTTTCACGGTGCAAAGTGTACACGGCAGTGACTTCAGGCAAGCAATTGGGAAATCGGAATCCTCTGGGCCAGCAGCTCCTTCTCGTGTCTATAACCAAGTTGTGCCAAGTCCTGGGGCCTTTAGTCaaagagcagaagcagcagcaagagGCCCCGGAGGCCCTGCCCGAGCTGTTGGAGCAGGCGGTCCTCCACGCGGGCGCCGTGCTCCGCCTCTGCGTGGCCCGCGGGGCCCAGGGCCAGCGCCTCCCCTCCGCCATCATCTCGTCAGTCAGCACGCTCTTGGAAGCCGACGTGGGCCGGCAGTCCAGGCCAGGCAGGACAGAGGTTTCCCAAATGATGGACAAAATGCTGCACTCCCAGACCGCACTCTACCAGACCATTTACTCTCAGATCCTGGCAGAGCTGCCGGTTCTGGCCAGAGACACTCCGTCTTTCCAGGCAGCCGTGCGATTTTTAACTCTGTTCTTTCTGGCCCCAGACCTACACCCTGAGGAGGAGTCTGTGTTTACCTCCGTGTTTCACTCTGTGAGAAAGGTTCTTGCGG ATCCTGCAGTTCCAGTCCAGGTGGTTCAGGACATGGAGCCTCACTTGGGAGCCTTGTTCACCCAAATGCTAGAGGTTGGGGCGACCGAGGACTTTAGGATGGCAATGCAGTGTATTCTCCAGGGACTCGACGTCAGCAATGTGTGGAAAGCAGATCTGCAG GCTGTTCTGGCGGCGGTGACGTTGATCAAGTTGCTACTGCAGTGCCCGTTTGGCGGCGAGAAAGCGCGTTTGTTCTGGCGGGCGTGCCCGCAGATTGTCACCGCCCTGACT CTGCAGAACCGAGAGGCGTGTCAGGAGCAGCCCGTGCCCCTGGCGCTGGTTGGGCCCATCCTGGACGTCCTGGCTGCGCTGCTGCGGCAGGGGGAGGAGGCCATCAGCAACCCGCACCACGTCAGCCTGGCCTTCGGCGTCCTGCTGACGGTCCCCTTGGACCACCTGAAGCCCCCTGAGTACCGGAGCATCTTCCCCAGGGTGCACAACGTGCTCTTCTCAGTCCTGCAGTGTCACCCGAAg GTGATGCTGAAAGCCATCCCTTCTTTCCTAAACTGTTTTAACAGACTGGTGTTTTCAGTGATACAGGAAGGACGGCAGAAAGACAAAG GAAGCCCAGATGACCTGCCGGTGGTCCTCGAGTGCGCCCGGCTTGTGGAAAGGATGTACAGCCACCTCGCAGCTCGGGCCGAAGAGTTCAGGGTGTTCTCCCCCTTCATGGTGGCCCAGTACGTGACGGAGGTGCAGAAG GTCACCTTGTACCCGGCGGTGAAGGGCCTCCTGCAGGAGGGCATTTACCTCATCCTGGACCTCTGCATTGAGCCAGACATCCAGTTCCTGCGGGTCTCGCTGCAACCAGGAGTGAAGGATGTCTTTAAGGAGCTGTATGGTGACTACGTGAAGTACCACAAGGCGAAACACGAAGGCGAGAAAAGATACACCGTCTGA